The following proteins come from a genomic window of Citrobacter europaeus:
- the apbC gene encoding iron-sulfur cluster carrier protein ApbC: MNAQSQAKSPETLRAMVAGTLANFQHSTLKHNLTTLKALHHVAWMDDTLHVELVMPFVWHSAFEELKEQCSADLLRITGAKAIDWKLSHNIATLKRVKNQPGINGVKNIIAVSSGKGGVGKSSTAVNLALALAAEGAKVGILDADIYGPSIPTMLGAENQRPTSPDGTHMAPIMSHGLATNSIGYLVTDDNAMVWRGPMASKALLQMLQETLWPDLDYLVLDMPPGTGDIQLTLAQNIPVTGAVVVTTPQDIALIDAKKGIVMFEKVEVPVLGIVENMSMHICSNCGHHEPIFGTGGAQKLAEQYHTQLLGQMPLHISLREDLDRGTPTVISRPDSEFTAIYRDLAGRVAAQLYWQGEVIPGEIAFRAV, from the coding sequence ATGAACGCACAATCCCAGGCCAAATCACCAGAGACCCTGCGCGCCATGGTTGCCGGGACGCTGGCGAATTTTCAGCATTCAACCCTGAAGCATAATCTGACGACGCTTAAAGCGTTGCACCACGTCGCCTGGATGGATGACACGTTGCACGTTGAGCTGGTCATGCCGTTTGTCTGGCATAGCGCGTTTGAGGAATTAAAAGAGCAATGTAGCGCCGATCTGTTGCGTATTACCGGTGCGAAAGCGATCGACTGGAAGCTGTCGCATAACATTGCGACGCTGAAACGCGTGAAAAACCAGCCAGGCATTAATGGTGTAAAAAACATTATCGCCGTCAGTTCGGGTAAAGGCGGCGTGGGTAAATCTTCTACCGCCGTGAACCTGGCTTTGGCGCTGGCTGCGGAAGGCGCGAAGGTAGGGATTCTGGACGCCGATATTTATGGGCCGTCTATCCCAACGATGCTCGGCGCGGAAAACCAGCGGCCAACCTCGCCAGACGGTACCCACATGGCGCCGATCATGTCTCACGGTCTGGCGACGAACTCTATTGGTTATCTGGTCACTGACGATAACGCAATGGTGTGGCGTGGTCCGATGGCCAGCAAAGCACTGCTGCAGATGCTGCAGGAAACCCTATGGCCGGATCTTGATTACCTGGTACTGGATATGCCGCCGGGCACCGGTGACATCCAGTTGACGCTGGCGCAGAACATTCCGGTCACGGGGGCTGTTGTGGTGACCACTCCGCAGGACATTGCGCTTATCGATGCGAAAAAAGGCATCGTGATGTTCGAAAAAGTCGAAGTGCCGGTGCTGGGTATTGTTGAGAATATGAGCATGCATATTTGCAGCAACTGCGGTCATCATGAGCCAATCTTTGGCACCGGAGGCGCGCAGAAGCTGGCTGAGCAGTATCACACCCAACTGCTGGGACAGATGCCGCTGCATATCTCTCTGCGTGAAGACCTCGATCGTGGTACCCCGACGGTTATCAGTCGTCCTGACAGTGAATTTACCGCCATTTACCGTGACCTGGCTGGGCGTGTAGCTGCCCAGCTTTACTGGCAGGGTGAAGTTATTCCGGGCGAGATTGCCTTTCGCGCCGTGTAA
- the metG gene encoding methionine--tRNA ligase, which translates to MTQVAKKILVTCALPYANGSIHLGHMLEHIQADVWVRYQRMRGHQVNFICADDAHGTPIMLKAQQLGITPEQMIGEMSQEHQTDFAGFDISYDNYHSTHSEENRELSELIYTRLKENGFIKNRTISQLYDPEKGMFLPDRFVKGTCPKCKSPDQYGDNCEVCGATYSPTELIEPKSVVSGATPVMRDSEHFFFDLPSFSEMLQAWTRSGALQEQVANKMQEWFESGLQQWDISRDAPYFGFEIPDAPGKYFYVWLDAPIGYMGSFKNLCDKRGDTTSFEEYWKKDSDAELYHFIGKDIVYFHSLFWPAMLEGSNFRKPTNLFVHGYVTVNGAKMSKSRGTFIKASTWLKHFDADSLRYYYTAKLSSRIDDIDLNLEDFVQRVNADIVNKVVNLASRNAGFIAKRFDGVLAAELADPALYKTFTDAATVIGEAWESREFGKAIREIMALADVANRYVDEQAPWVVAKQEGRDADLQAICSMGINLFRVLMTYLKPVLPTLAERVEAFLNCELSWDAIEQPLLGHKVNTFKALYNRIDMKQVEALVEASKEEVKAAAAPVIGPLADDPIQETITFDDFAKVDLRVALIENAEFVEGSDKLLRLTLDLGGEKRNVFSGIRSAYPDPQTLIGRQTIMVANLAPRKMRFGISEGMVMAAGPGGKDIFLLSPDEGAKPGQQVK; encoded by the coding sequence ATGACTCAAGTCGCGAAGAAAATTCTGGTAACGTGCGCACTGCCGTACGCCAACGGCTCAATCCACCTCGGCCATATGCTGGAGCACATCCAGGCTGATGTCTGGGTCCGTTACCAGCGAATGCGCGGCCACCAGGTTAACTTCATCTGCGCGGACGACGCTCACGGCACGCCAATCATGCTGAAAGCGCAGCAGCTTGGGATCACGCCAGAGCAGATGATCGGTGAAATGAGTCAGGAGCATCAGACTGATTTTGCAGGTTTTGACATCAGCTATGACAACTACCACTCTACGCACAGCGAAGAGAACCGTGAGCTGTCTGAGCTGATTTACACGCGCCTGAAGGAGAACGGTTTTATTAAGAACCGTACAATCTCCCAGCTTTACGATCCGGAAAAAGGCATGTTCCTGCCGGACCGTTTTGTTAAAGGCACCTGCCCGAAATGTAAATCACCGGATCAATACGGCGATAACTGTGAAGTCTGTGGCGCAACCTACAGCCCGACCGAACTTATCGAGCCGAAATCCGTCGTTTCTGGCGCGACGCCGGTAATGCGCGACTCCGAACACTTCTTCTTTGACCTGCCGTCCTTCAGCGAGATGCTGCAGGCCTGGACGCGCAGCGGCGCGTTACAGGAGCAGGTTGCCAACAAAATGCAGGAATGGTTCGAGTCCGGCCTGCAGCAGTGGGATATTTCCCGCGATGCCCCGTACTTCGGTTTTGAAATCCCGGATGCGCCAGGCAAGTACTTCTACGTCTGGCTGGATGCGCCTATTGGCTACATGGGTTCGTTCAAAAACCTGTGCGATAAGCGTGGTGACACCACCAGTTTTGAAGAGTACTGGAAGAAAGATTCCGACGCCGAGCTTTATCACTTCATTGGCAAAGACATCGTCTATTTCCACAGTCTGTTCTGGCCTGCCATGCTGGAAGGCAGCAATTTCCGTAAGCCGACCAATCTGTTCGTACACGGTTATGTGACGGTGAACGGCGCGAAGATGTCCAAATCTCGCGGCACCTTTATTAAGGCCAGCACCTGGCTGAAGCACTTTGATGCCGACAGCCTGCGCTACTACTACACCGCGAAGCTTTCTTCACGCATTGATGACATCGACCTGAACCTGGAAGACTTTGTCCAGCGCGTAAACGCCGATATCGTTAACAAAGTGGTCAACCTGGCTTCACGTAACGCGGGCTTTATCGCTAAGCGTTTTGACGGCGTTCTGGCGGCTGAGCTGGCCGATCCGGCGTTGTATAAAACCTTCACCGACGCCGCAACGGTGATTGGCGAAGCGTGGGAAAGTCGTGAATTCGGCAAAGCTATCCGTGAAATCATGGCGCTGGCCGACGTGGCAAACCGCTACGTTGACGAACAGGCTCCGTGGGTCGTGGCTAAACAGGAAGGCCGCGATGCCGACCTGCAGGCGATCTGTTCCATGGGTATCAACCTGTTCCGTGTGCTGATGACTTACCTGAAGCCGGTTCTGCCAACGCTTGCTGAACGTGTGGAAGCGTTCCTGAACTGCGAACTGAGCTGGGATGCCATTGAGCAGCCGCTGCTCGGTCACAAGGTCAACACCTTTAAGGCGCTCTACAATCGCATTGACATGAAACAAGTTGAAGCGCTGGTGGAAGCATCGAAAGAAGAAGTGAAAGCCGCTGCCGCACCGGTAATCGGCCCGCTGGCGGATGATCCAATTCAGGAAACCATCACCTTTGACGATTTCGCCAAAGTTGACCTGCGCGTGGCGCTAATTGAAAACGCTGAATTCGTGGAAGGTTCCGACAAACTGCTGCGTCTAACGCTGGATCTCGGCGGCGAGAAGCGTAACGTCTTCTCCGGCATTCGTTCTGCTTATCCGGATCCACAAACCCTGATTGGACGCCAGACCATTATGGTTGCTAACCTGGCTCCTCGTAAGATGCGCTTCGGCATTTCTGAAGGGATGGTAATGGCGGCAGGTCCTGGCGGAAAAGATATCTTCCTGTTAAGCCCGGACGAAGGCGCAAAACCTGGCCAACAGGTGAAGTAA
- a CDS encoding YehR family lipoprotein, producing the protein MKAFQKLVSLVAASVVVFSLTGCGDKEETKTFNANLYGSDITVSYTYKGDKVLKQISESKISYASIGASNKEEAAKVFDALSAKYQNIAGIEEKLSYTDTYAQENVTIDMEKVDIKALQAISGMKLSENADKNISMKQMQTVMESAGFKEVK; encoded by the coding sequence ATGAAAGCGTTTCAAAAATTAGTTTCACTTGTCGCAGCGTCGGTTGTCGTTTTTTCTCTGACGGGATGTGGTGATAAAGAAGAGACAAAAACATTTAATGCCAACCTTTACGGTTCGGATATTACCGTCTCTTACACCTATAAAGGCGATAAGGTTCTGAAACAGATCTCCGAAAGTAAAATCAGCTATGCATCGATCGGTGCCAGCAATAAAGAAGAAGCAGCGAAAGTATTCGACGCGTTAAGCGCTAAATATCAAAATATCGCGGGTATAGAAGAAAAGCTCAGCTATACAGATACCTACGCGCAGGAAAATGTCACTATCGATATGGAAAAAGTTGATATAAAAGCATTGCAGGCAATTTCCGGGATGAAGCTTTCTGAGAATGCCGATAAAAACATCAGCATGAAGCAAATGCAAACGGTAATGGAATCGGCGGGTTTTAAAGAAGTGAAGTAA
- a CDS encoding DUF1456 family protein — MLSNDILRSLRYTLKADNNDMVRILALADMESTSAGFDTWMTKEDEDGFVRCPDIILSGFLNGLIYHLRGKDDSAPELALERRVNNNTVLKKLRIAFSLKTDDILAIMTGQKFRVSMPEITAMMRAPDHKNYRECGDQFLRYFLRGLTFHVHNAKS, encoded by the coding sequence ATGCTAAGTAACGATATTCTTCGTAGCCTGCGCTACACCCTGAAAGCGGACAATAACGACATGGTGCGTATTCTTGCGCTTGCTGACATGGAATCCACCTCCGCAGGTTTCGATACCTGGATGACAAAAGAAGATGAAGACGGGTTTGTGCGCTGCCCGGATATCATTCTCTCCGGTTTTTTAAACGGACTGATTTATCATCTGCGTGGTAAAGATGATTCTGCGCCGGAACTGGCGCTTGAGCGTCGTGTTAACAACAATACGGTACTGAAAAAGCTGCGTATCGCCTTTTCGCTGAAAACCGATGATATTCTGGCCATTATGACCGGGCAGAAGTTTCGTGTGTCGATGCCGGAAATCACCGCCATGATGCGCGCACCGGACCATAAGAACTATCGCGAATGCGGCGATCAGTTTCTACGTTATTTCCTGCGAGGTTTGACCTTCCACGTGCATAACGCGAAGTCTTAA
- the btsR gene encoding two-component system response regulator BtsR, producing MIKVLIVDDEPLARENLRILLQEQSDIEIVGECSNAVEAIGAVHKLRPDVLFLDIQMPRISGLEMVGMLDPEHRPYIVFLTAFDEYAVKAFEEHAFDYLLKPIEEARLEKTLIRLRQERTKQDVSLLPENQQALKFIPCSGHSRIYLLQMDDVAFISSRMSGVYVTSSDGKEGFTELTLRTLESRTPLLRCHRQYLVNMAQLQEIRLEDNGQAELILRNGLTVPVSRRYLKSLKEAIGL from the coding sequence ATGATCAAAGTGCTGATTGTCGATGACGAACCGTTAGCGCGGGAGAATCTGCGGATCCTGTTGCAGGAGCAAAGCGACATCGAGATTGTCGGGGAATGCTCGAATGCGGTGGAAGCCATCGGCGCGGTGCATAAGCTGCGTCCGGATGTCCTGTTTCTTGATATTCAGATGCCGCGTATCAGCGGCCTGGAAATGGTCGGCATGCTTGATCCCGAGCATCGCCCGTACATTGTTTTCCTTACCGCCTTTGATGAGTATGCGGTGAAGGCCTTTGAAGAACACGCGTTTGATTATCTGCTCAAACCGATTGAAGAAGCGCGGCTGGAAAAAACGCTGATCCGTTTACGCCAGGAGCGCACCAAGCAGGATGTATCACTACTGCCCGAGAATCAGCAGGCGCTGAAGTTTATTCCGTGCAGCGGTCATAGCCGAATTTATCTGCTGCAAATGGATGATGTGGCGTTTATCAGCAGCCGTATGAGCGGCGTGTATGTGACCAGTAGTGATGGTAAAGAGGGGTTCACCGAACTGACGCTCAGAACGCTGGAAAGTCGTACTCCTCTGCTGCGCTGTCACCGGCAATATCTGGTGAATATGGCGCAATTGCAGGAGATCCGTCTGGAAGATAACGGTCAGGCGGAGCTGATTTTGCGAAACGGCCTGACCGTTCCGGTAAGCCGCCGTTATCTTAAAAGTCTAAAAGAGGCGATTGGACTGTAA
- a CDS encoding sensor histidine kinase gives MYEFNLVLLLLQQMCVFLVIAWLMSKTRLFIPLMQVTIRLPHKLLCYVTFSIFCILGTYFGLHIDDSIANTRAIGAVMGGLLGGPVVGGLVGLTGGLHRYSMGGMTALSCMISTIVEGLLGGLVHSVLTRRGRTDKVFSPLTAGAITFVAELVQMLIILLIARPFDDAFRLVSNIAAPMMVTNTVGAALFMRILLDKRAMFEKYTSAFSATALKVAASTEGILRQGFNEVNSMKVAQVLYEELDIGAVAITDREKLLAFTGIGDDHHLPGKPISSSYTQRAIETGEVVYADGNEVPYRCSLHPQCKLGSTLVIPLRGENQRVMGTIKLYEAKNRLFSSINRTLGEGIAQLLSAQILAGQYERQKAMLTQSEIKLLHAQVNPHFLFNALNTIKAVIRRDSEQASQLVQYLSTFFRKNLKRPSEIVTLADEIEHVNAYLQIEKARFQSRLQVTLTVPDALAHQQLPAFTLQPIVENAIKHGTSQLLDTGEVSITARREGLYLMLDIEDNAGLYQPTSEASGLGMNLVDKRLRERFGDDFGISVACEPDRFTRITLRLPLEELA, from the coding sequence ATGTACGAGTTTAATCTGGTGTTGCTGCTGCTTCAGCAGATGTGTGTGTTTCTCGTTATCGCGTGGCTCATGAGCAAAACGCGTTTGTTTATCCCGCTGATGCAGGTCACGATCCGGCTCCCGCATAAGCTGCTTTGCTACGTCACCTTTTCCATTTTCTGCATTTTGGGCACCTATTTCGGGCTGCACATTGATGATTCTATTGCCAACACCCGTGCTATCGGCGCGGTGATGGGCGGGCTGCTTGGCGGCCCGGTGGTTGGCGGTTTAGTCGGCCTGACCGGCGGCTTACATCGTTATTCCATGGGTGGAATGACGGCGCTCAGTTGCATGATTTCAACCATTGTGGAAGGTTTACTCGGCGGGCTGGTGCACAGTGTACTCACCCGTCGCGGTCGCACCGATAAAGTCTTTAGCCCACTGACCGCGGGGGCTATTACCTTTGTTGCCGAACTGGTGCAGATGCTGATCATCTTATTAATTGCTCGTCCGTTCGATGACGCGTTTCGACTGGTCAGCAATATCGCCGCGCCGATGATGGTGACTAATACCGTGGGCGCGGCCCTGTTTATGCGTATTTTGCTCGATAAACGGGCGATGTTTGAAAAATATACCTCCGCTTTTTCCGCCACAGCGCTCAAAGTTGCTGCTTCCACGGAAGGTATATTGCGCCAGGGATTCAACGAGGTTAACAGCATGAAGGTTGCCCAGGTGCTGTATGAGGAGCTGGATATCGGTGCCGTGGCGATTACCGATCGTGAGAAGCTGCTGGCATTTACCGGTATTGGCGACGACCATCATCTGCCCGGTAAACCGATTTCCTCCTCGTACACCCAACGGGCGATAGAAACCGGCGAGGTGGTGTATGCCGATGGGAATGAAGTCCCTTACCGCTGCTCTTTGCATCCGCAATGTAAATTAGGCTCAACGTTGGTCATCCCTTTGCGGGGCGAAAACCAGCGGGTGATGGGGACTATCAAGCTGTATGAAGCCAAAAACCGTCTCTTTAGCTCGATCAACCGCACGCTGGGGGAAGGGATCGCCCAACTGCTTTCGGCGCAGATTCTGGCCGGGCAGTATGAGCGGCAAAAAGCGATGCTGACGCAGTCGGAAATCAAACTCCTGCATGCACAGGTGAATCCCCATTTTCTGTTTAATGCGCTCAACACCATTAAAGCCGTAATCCGACGCGATAGCGAGCAGGCCAGTCAACTGGTGCAGTATTTGTCGACGTTCTTTCGCAAAAACTTAAAGCGCCCGTCGGAGATTGTGACGCTGGCCGATGAAATTGAGCATGTTAACGCCTATCTGCAAATTGAAAAGGCGCGCTTTCAGTCGCGCCTGCAGGTGACCTTAACGGTGCCAGATGCGCTTGCTCATCAGCAATTACCCGCTTTCACCTTACAACCGATCGTGGAGAATGCCATCAAGCATGGTACCTCTCAGCTACTGGATACCGGGGAAGTGTCGATTACCGCCCGCCGCGAAGGGCTGTATCTGATGCTGGATATTGAAGACAACGCCGGGTTGTATCAGCCAACGTCTGAGGCCAGCGGATTGGGTATGAATCTGGTCGATAAACGACTGCGCGAGCGGTTTGGCGACGATTTTGGCATCAGCGTAGCGTGTGAACCTGACCGTTTTACCCGAATCACTTTACGACTTCCTCTGGAGGAACTGGCATGA
- the mlrA gene encoding HTH-type transcriptional regulator MlrA: MALYTIGEVALLCDINPVTLRAWQRRYGLLKPQRTDGGHRLFNDADIDRIREIKRWINNGVQVSKVKMLLSNENIDVHNGWREQQETLLSYLQSNNLHSLRLWIKERGQDYPAQTLNTHLFIPLRRRLQCQQPILQALLGILDGVLINYIAICLASARKKQGKDALVVGWNIHDTTRLWLEGWVASQQGWRVDVLAHSLNQLRPELFEGRTLLVWCGESQTPAQQQQLNEWRALGHDIYPLGI; the protein is encoded by the coding sequence ATGGCGCTTTACACAATAGGTGAAGTGGCTTTGCTTTGTGATATCAACCCTGTCACTTTACGCGCGTGGCAGAGGCGTTACGGATTACTCAAACCGCAGCGGACAGACGGCGGGCATCGCCTGTTTAACGACGCGGATATCGACAGGATCCGTGAGATAAAACGCTGGATAAACAACGGCGTTCAGGTCAGTAAGGTAAAAATGCTGCTCAGCAATGAGAACATTGATGTCCATAACGGCTGGCGCGAACAACAAGAGACGCTGTTGAGCTATTTGCAAAGTAATAATTTGCATAGCCTCAGACTGTGGATCAAGGAGCGCGGTCAGGATTATCCCGCACAAACGCTCAACACCCATTTGTTCATTCCGTTACGCCGACGTCTGCAATGCCAACAGCCGATCCTGCAGGCGTTACTGGGGATCCTCGACGGCGTCCTCATCAACTACATCGCAATTTGTCTGGCTTCGGCGCGCAAGAAACAGGGTAAAGACGCCCTGGTTGTCGGCTGGAACATTCACGATACCACCCGTTTATGGCTGGAGGGTTGGGTAGCCAGCCAGCAGGGATGGCGCGTTGACGTCCTCGCCCACTCGCTGAACCAATTGCGACCGGAGTTGTTTGAAGGTCGAACCTTACTCGTCTGGTGCGGCGAGAGCCAAACGCCCGCACAGCAGCAACAGTTGAACGAATGGCGCGCGTTAGGTCACGATATTTATCCACTCGGTATTTAA
- a CDS encoding protein YohO, giving the protein MSAAKIGVITLFLLMAIGGIGGVMLAGYTFILRAG; this is encoded by the coding sequence ATGAGCGCAGCTAAAATCGGTGTTATCACCCTCTTTCTGCTAATGGCTATCGGCGGTATCGGCGGCGTCATGCTGGCAGGCTACACATTCATTTTACGTGCCGGGTAA
- a CDS encoding ABC transporter permease — MKRLADPLLWLVVLFLILLVGLPHSQALFSSLFPELPRPVYQQESFTTLALSHFALVGISSLIAVIIGTGAGVVVTRSWGVEFRPMVETIAAVGQTFPPVAVLAIAVPVMGFGLEPAIIALILYGVLPILQATLAGLGGISPSVMEVASGMGMSQSQRLRKVELPLAAPVILAGIRTSVIINIGTATIASTVGANTLGTPIIIGLSGFNTAYVIQGALLVALAAVIVDRGFERLASRLTRHVK; from the coding sequence GTGAAACGTCTTGCTGATCCGCTGCTTTGGCTGGTTGTCCTGTTCCTGATCCTGTTGGTCGGGTTACCGCACAGTCAGGCCCTGTTTAGTTCGCTGTTCCCCGAGTTGCCGCGACCGGTGTATCAGCAGGAAAGTTTTACGACGCTGGCGTTAAGCCACTTTGCGCTGGTGGGGATTTCAAGTCTTATCGCCGTCATCATCGGCACGGGGGCGGGAGTTGTGGTAACCCGGTCCTGGGGCGTGGAATTCAGGCCGATGGTGGAAACGATTGCCGCCGTGGGGCAGACTTTTCCTCCGGTCGCCGTGCTGGCAATCGCCGTACCGGTGATGGGGTTTGGGCTTGAACCCGCGATTATCGCGCTGATCCTGTATGGCGTGTTACCGATCCTGCAGGCAACGCTGGCGGGACTTGGCGGCATTTCTCCCAGCGTGATGGAGGTAGCCAGCGGAATGGGAATGAGTCAGAGCCAGCGGCTGCGCAAAGTGGAGTTGCCGCTGGCGGCACCGGTCATCCTGGCGGGGATTCGCACGTCGGTGATTATTAATATCGGCACCGCAACAATCGCCTCAACCGTCGGGGCGAACACGCTGGGCACGCCGATTATTATCGGGCTTAGCGGGTTCAATACCGCTTATGTGATTCAGGGCGCGCTGCTGGTCGCGCTGGCGGCAGTGATAGTTGATCGCGGGTTTGAGCGATTAGCGAGCCGCCTTACCCGGCACGTAAAATGA
- a CDS encoding ABC transporter ATP-binding protein, translating into MIEFRHVSKTYGQHRAVDDLNLQLGEGSFSVLIGTSGSGKSTTLKMINRLVEHDSGQIRFAGEEIRSLPVLELRRRMGYAIQSIGLFPHWTVAQNIATVPQLQKWSRSRIDDRTDELMALLGLEASLRHRYPHQLSGGQQQRVGVARALAADPQVLLMDEPFGALDPVTRGALQLEMTRIHRLLGRTIVLVTHDIDEALRLAEHLVLMDAGKVVQQGAPMSMLTAPANDFVQTFFGRSELGVRLLSLRTVGDFIRRGERSDGEPLVDEMTLRDALSVFVARGCEVLPVVTPQGLPCGTLHFRDLLSEMPTRETSC; encoded by the coding sequence ATGATTGAATTTCGCCATGTCAGTAAAACCTATGGTCAGCACAGGGCCGTCGATGACCTTAATCTGCAGTTAGGGGAGGGCAGCTTTTCGGTATTAATTGGTACGTCGGGTTCGGGGAAGTCCACCACGCTGAAGATGATCAACCGTCTGGTTGAGCATGACAGCGGGCAGATCCGATTTGCCGGGGAGGAGATCCGCAGCCTACCGGTGCTGGAGTTACGACGACGTATGGGGTACGCGATTCAGTCGATTGGTTTGTTTCCACACTGGACCGTTGCGCAGAACATCGCCACCGTACCACAGCTGCAAAAGTGGTCGCGCTCACGTATTGATGACCGAACAGATGAACTGATGGCACTGCTGGGTCTTGAGGCGAGTTTGCGTCACCGTTATCCGCATCAGCTTTCCGGCGGACAGCAGCAGCGGGTCGGGGTTGCGCGTGCGTTGGCGGCAGACCCGCAGGTGCTATTGATGGATGAGCCTTTTGGCGCGTTGGATCCGGTCACCCGCGGTGCGCTGCAACTGGAGATGACGCGCATTCACCGTCTGCTGGGGCGTACCATTGTGCTGGTGACACATGATATCGATGAGGCGCTGAGGCTGGCGGAGCATCTGGTTCTGATGGATGCAGGAAAGGTTGTGCAGCAAGGTGCGCCGATGTCGATGCTGACTGCGCCAGCGAATGATTTCGTGCAAACCTTTTTTGGCCGTAGTGAACTGGGCGTAAGGCTGTTGTCACTGCGCACGGTAGGTGATTTTATCCGTCGCGGCGAACGCTCAGATGGTGAACCGCTGGTGGATGAGATGACGCTTCGTGATGCGTTGTCGGTGTTTGTGGCGCGCGGTTGCGAGGTTTTACCGGTTGTGACGCCGCAGGGGTTGCCTTGCGGGACGCTTCATTTTCGCGATCTGCTTTCGGAGATGCCGACCCGTGAAACGTCTTGCTGA
- a CDS encoding ABC transporter permease, whose amino-acid sequence MSKISVNRVLLLLVLLTFAAAALPFISYAPNRLVSGEGRQLWDIRPDMAWGLAVACLLLFLLCFVPGKSGNILTLVISQLLVIAALVTAGATATYLAQTGSPLARTSLGSGFWLGLGLMLLAASDAIRRITEQASWRWLLHAQMFILPLVLLFSGTFNDLSLLKEYANRQDVFNDALAQHLTILFATVVPAMLIGVPLGVWCAFSVARQGPVFAALNIIQTIPSVALFGLLIAPLAGLVKHFPVLGSLGVAGTGLTPALIALVLYALLPLVRGVVAGLNQVPRDVLESARAMGMSARQRFISVQFPLALPVFLRSLRVVMIQTVGMAVIAALIGAGGFGALVFQGLLSSAVDLVLLGVIPVVVLAVLIDALFDLGLALLKVSNND is encoded by the coding sequence TTGTCGAAAATTTCAGTAAATCGGGTGTTGCTGCTGCTGGTGCTTCTTACCTTCGCGGCGGCAGCGCTTCCTTTCATTAGCTATGCTCCCAATCGCCTGGTTTCCGGCGAAGGTCGTCAACTCTGGGATATCCGGCCCGACATGGCGTGGGGATTGGCGGTGGCTTGCTTGCTGCTGTTTCTTCTGTGCTTTGTACCGGGAAAGTCAGGCAATATATTGACGCTTGTTATTAGCCAGCTGTTGGTGATTGCGGCGCTGGTAACCGCAGGAGCAACGGCAACGTATCTGGCCCAGACCGGTAGCCCGCTGGCCAGAACCAGTCTGGGCAGCGGGTTCTGGTTGGGACTGGGGCTGATGCTGCTGGCCGCCAGTGACGCCATTCGTCGCATCACCGAACAGGCGTCATGGCGATGGCTGTTGCATGCGCAAATGTTTATTTTGCCGCTGGTACTTTTGTTCTCCGGCACGTTTAACGATCTTTCTCTGCTTAAAGAATATGCCAACCGTCAGGATGTCTTTAATGACGCACTGGCGCAACATCTGACAATTCTGTTCGCTACCGTGGTGCCCGCGATGCTTATTGGCGTGCCGCTGGGCGTCTGGTGTGCTTTTTCTGTCGCTCGCCAGGGGCCGGTATTTGCTGCACTGAATATCATCCAGACCATTCCCTCCGTCGCGCTGTTTGGCCTGTTAATTGCGCCCCTCGCCGGGCTGGTGAAGCACTTTCCGGTGTTGGGTTCGCTTGGCGTCGCCGGAACCGGTCTGACGCCTGCGCTTATTGCGTTGGTACTGTATGCGCTCTTACCGCTGGTTCGCGGCGTAGTGGCTGGATTGAATCAGGTTCCACGCGATGTGCTGGAAAGCGCCCGGGCGATGGGGATGAGCGCGCGGCAGCGGTTTATCTCGGTACAATTTCCACTGGCGTTGCCGGTCTTCTTGCGCAGCTTGCGGGTGGTCATGATCCAGACAGTGGGGATGGCGGTGATTGCCGCGCTGATTGGCGCAGGGGGATTTGGCGCGCTGGTCTTTCAGGGATTGCTCAGTAGCGCCGTTGATTTAGTTCTGCTGGGTGTGATCCCGGTAGTTGTGCTGGCAGTGTTGATTGATGCGCTGTTTGATTTAGGTCTCGCGCTGCTAAAGGTATCGAATAATGATTGA